From the genome of Ascaphus truei isolate aAscTru1 chromosome 15, aAscTru1.hap1, whole genome shotgun sequence:
aatatctttctatgttcattagtgtggaaacacagctttttatcatgccttacaaggacaaataaacacaggcggtcaatttgccagaactgcatacaatatgaatgcaaccttgcttacatgtataggtttagtagtgaatgctcatgtgctgcacatattacacataaaacagcatgtttgctatctcttggaacagctagcagtgtaggaaactggtgcttatattattattaatttacctcatatcttttatatgtttttcaagggcggacaagtgcagcaagcaaaaaagaaatgtgggacacaatagtcattggtgtcaatgcctgtgggaatagtgtcagggacaagtatcattgtcggaaaagatttgatgatattaggtccaaattgaaaaagaaaatacaagaccaacgcgtgcatgctactggcactggaggtgggcccacatcacaacgtctcatattgactccattggaggagctgcttcggccaaaattacttaccgtcgtcgtggaaggcttggctggtgaccgtgacattggaatttatccgtcacaatttccagcaggtgataaatattactgtactaggcgtgtcgttgcttacacttattttgcatatttacactgctttttatactgtcttcacaatataagcatacctgcatctatatatgtatatgtctgattctgtatatatatatctcaaaatagacatatatgtagtagtcctactaaaagcagtaactaatatagcacgtgccattgcgtgctcatttacatgtgaattcccaaaatgcatagctgcagtggaagcaattgatggtgggcgaagatggggaacaacagggtagtacacatgtgtaacacatgttcatgagaaattattagtagctacaggtacagaacagaaatatgtatcatattattgtgtattttattgattttactccgacaaacatgacattactgcctattttaagcatgcatcaaagaaattgcatgtaacggcctacaaacatcactggcactaacacatctatagttgcttatgaaaaggtccatttttgctttatgtcatatacagacagcataatgaggcacacgtatcatatgttatgtcattgttttcataacttaaacactgcagatgactacttagctcatctaccattgtgttaaagcagctgcaattaatatctcatcacagcatacacttcaacagagggggtggggttcagcacacacactaattacagcctcatttcacggtcaacttagttcacaccatttgcacctgtttcaagtcattgaaaggtgtggctgattaggctttttggggaagggaatacctttcttacaacctgaatagcacaactgaagttaatcacactcatttgaaagcttaactctagctactaaatgccccaacaactcattacttatcaaagcgtacgtcacacattagttcactcatatctatagttgaactactatgaaagacacattatcacacactgcatgtgttgtcttgttgagtcacagccacattcaggtgtgccacatcttcgattaatgtaccacacatatcctctaccaaaaacaacactttttgcaatatgaccaccttcatgataaccattgtgaatggtcatctcatgatagttatgtacattatgatactgatatcactacacaacatatgatttttatgtactcatttaatctatttatcctcacgcattactgcagaaacatagtatgttgtatgttagggaactcaaaaattctaagtacacaggcatgtacagtgttattacaactatttatgttcactttcacacacattttcggttaaggaactgatgttgttagttaatcataaatacagaacatacaataagtgtttgttcaatatttacacatgtaaatgtaaaacttatgttattgttatatatagttgcccctggaggacatgtgtcacctgagatggaacaagtgtcttcacctgggtcagccagctcaacactactagaaggtgagtgtatcatttgctggccatataatatgtgctcttctatatgttatgttgtcatgtgcattatttgttttgcacatcttctttaaataggattacttagtgtcagtgaaaattaagtgtaaggcaacatgtattgtgttagtgatgttaattatcatgtaggacttctgagtttagagcaacttttcattcattcatatttcatactgagtccaaacattattcgtaagtcaaggtagtttttaatgaggttataaaacgtatgctaacatgttaggtgttacttaggacacagtacaattacatagtaacacagcatacattaacatgccatttaataatgtgtacatttctttttagaacatcatggtgatgaggatgatgagtatgatgaggatgacgccacagaagagactgaaatacaatcatgtgaccatgaagaggtgccaatagaaactgttgtaccgccaaatcgtccatcaacttccacatacgatgcaattgtagcttcagagggaaaaatagtggacgcagaaaatcgtcgccattcagacatgatgacagtgctggaaaggatgattggactgcaggaagaaacagtatcacaattggcacatctccacagagtcttcattgaagtgcctaaacagttgcaaaaaatcaacacctcattcgaagcattagttgttcagcaaacacaagctaattactggagaatgactaatgtaccacaattcaacacctcccagccaggatctgttcatgcaggtcagttttcaccacattcatctgatattcattcaccaggcccaaatgttaccggtcaagtagcagacattgctgtgcaggttcctgatgacatcctaccgctgccatctgtacaaattcagcagcagacacctacaaaggaggcgacaaaaacaaaacaagacacacatgaaacagaccaaccatcacttgtgcagtgtctaccaacttgctcacatgtgtcactgggcacaagccctgtccgtgaacagtcactacccaaaagccctgtaggtgaatcgctgcccaaaagccctgtaggtgagtcgctgcccaaaagccctgtaggtgaatcgctgcccaaaagccctgtaggtgaatcgctgcccaaaagccctgtaggtgaatcactgcccacaagccctgtaggtgagtcactggccacaagccctgtaggtgagtcactggccacaagccccgtaggtgaacagtcactggccacaagccctgcccgtgaagtgccagaggccactcaaagtggctctgttgtgcctaaagttggtggcaaaagaaaaaggaaaattcaagagacaacaagcaggcctgttactcgctcgcaaaaggaacaaaaaaaataaatgttataattcagaaaatatgtctttggccttgttttgttgacttcagattatctaattactattgtatgtatgctgaagactgtgttgtttccaaactttcaactatgttcttgtacacgtgaagttttggaaatgttaacactcataattaattgtgttataaatatttatgttgtaatcgtctgttcagtaatggtccaccaggagccagttgctaagtttagagaagctgccattgactttgcagcaaaacattgcatttgggtgtgttaattgatgtaagaattgcatatgcatattagtcacatgcaattattaaaacacctaagtaactgcaaacatctttcttgtacgtgtacagcaggattatgtgtaaattattacttacctttgccttgcttggccattgtaattttgtcctttaatcagttgtgtgttcgtttctataacatctcagaatgtataataatatatatacacacacacacacacacacacacacacacacagtgtgagtgtgagtgtgtgagtgtgtatatatatatatgtatatatgtgtatatatatatatgtatatatgtgtatatatatatgtatatatgtgtatatatatatgtatatatgtctatatgtatatgtatatatgtgtatatgtgtatatatatatgtatatatgtgtatatatatatgtatatatgtgtatatatatatgtatatatgtgtatatatatatgtatatatgtgtgtatatatatatatatatatatatatatatatatatatatatatatatatatatagtactatataaactggtatacacaaactaatacacttcatgcttccttgtgaaagcacactattttaataatacaggcctaatgtttgagaaatatcctaagtatgagactctaacagtattgtgcttaaacaaatgtttattacttaattcaatcatgtttctcaccatttaaataggtttcatacaaggtatacttaatgccatcaatgttgtgtgtactcctgcaatataaaaaaaaataaaatattatatataaatatatatatatttttataagagatatatttatatatatatatatatatatatatatatatatatatatatatatatatatatatatatacacacgtatttaaactcatgcagacagggagttaaccagactttcacatacacacagaaatgtaagcggggaaaaaacatttctttttgcaggtgtgtttttactgatatgcctggctaagaaatattttcacacactggtctttgttagttttcaaaaaaacactatgtgaacgcattcacagtctagggatgtttttcacaaacgagataaaagaaggagaaatgtttctcccacagtcccatatcacgaaccacaactgttaacccaattagacaaacaaatccaattggcgtttgaaataaggagtcaaagtagttagttttgttgaccttgacaaggaaaaacaggagtttgttagccattcagcacattcattttgatgagcaaataacacagacctgcacacagcttttgtgctactcagacatggctgatgaattcgttaacaatattaatccccttttagggtataagtacatgatctgtgaagccatcttgaacagtcgcggacagaaagcaagcacacgccaaatcgatgatttcattcgagcaaaatatccttattaccaagaccgtaagcatgcacggaattttaattcctcaataagattcactttatcaagtaatgacttttttgaacgtgaccaggataagctacaacacacctatggtttctggaagattgccccggaaaaacaatttatcctgaaagacggcacttatattgtcgtgaaaggcatatttattcctaatggcaatagcaatgtatccgctactactgatccgtttgaatcgatacgtgctgcaatatctgcagcctccattcctgaaacccacattgtacaagaacaaaagtactatgattatgtaccaagcctttcagctgaaattgcattggaatgggaaccggaagaaatgaacctacctcccgaccaattatttgaagaaagcagtggcgattcctatgagcgcatcctggaggagatatgtgccatactggattcagcggttgggttaagcgtggatgaaaatggcttgcatttctggagcgaccagttgcagccaggcgaagagttaattctagaagaatggtaaatataacaatcgttatgcgttgactctgcgtttaaattttttttttttttgtaaccaccattttcactttcaatgcgtggatacagcgtaacattgcagactgcataacatgtagcgatcacaaacaaattgtttcctaatacaatatagtaggacctgaaagagtagtacacattgctgacggaataaatatacgtactttcctatccctttaaacatattagcaacattttaccattactctaacacatacctgttttgttatcatgcaacatctacaacattgaaaaccgggtccaccacgtatgacgtgggacccttgtcatgggccaaggcgtccttaaaaaggattagtgatgtaagtcccgcccccaagcgacgtgcgcgcctcaaagcctattggctgtcatgttttgttatagtaacggtaactgcagtgtgtgatgcgtgcggctcagtgtttgtaggcgtaccctgggcgttagccgaatgttaattgagtgggaggagtgttagcgtgcgtttcacgctggcttaacatgacgtcacacgtattgcatttgcgcattgtgttatcggccgtgctttctgttcaaacacgtctgtttaaaaagaatacagatgtactcgtttagaacgaatgtagtttcgtcttcattgtatttgaaataaagatgttatgtttactggtattttcaacatgtattgaacgcacaacgtacgctttgttttgcgcatgcgctaacagttagtggagccaagcgtgaagtgcgtgcgcacacaaagatgtgcgcgcacatctttcagtatacaggcaacgttcacttcttatacatagttatgcctgctacaaatttaaagaaacattacatactgatgaacagttttacttctaacatataagtgagtgacgtgtgtatctacacaatcatatagagctgcgtaacgcgttgtcacggatgcatatctagtaaggtgccatctttgaccatcatgtgtttgctgtatttcagagatgtcggggaagatacaatcggatcaatgtatgatttcagaagagtctacctttatatgagatgattgtgaggaggagccaccgactactatactacatatggaactaattttatattgcttgcagcgcttattaacaaacaattaaaaatgtgatacccttatgcctatattgcataagcacttaattaacataatgatgttgcaaaagagtgcctcatgaatttttattgagtgttctttaatgactactaacattttatgacatggtgtgttttatatataacaaccattcccactctgctaacacatttgtgtattctaatatgtaatggaacgtatgactgtcgaaactatgtaacaataataataataatatgagcatgttcatgtatagggctgctagttgtacgcagcgatttacagacacatgtttcagcctgaggtccctggcccgtggaacgtacaaatgtttttttgccgcatgaggcacagggagataaagtgacttggccaaggtcacaaggagcccacaccgggaattgaaccagactcccctgcttcaaattatcagtgccagtgtgtgtctttactcagtgagccactccttctcccaatgtaaaggacacttacaaccaagtagccatttatttttaaaatctcttgttacatgggtatgtagataaaatggtttgggactgtagcaaataatgttactggccagatgttatggtcccctccaatgcatgatgttctgaatatgacatcaccatcatgttatgaagtacgtttctgtgtatatttcattaacctaactaactatagtttactgtgtttattaatcgtttagaaatacatagtatagtcaatatgatgatataagctaccataataaagctggtgttatcatttgtcggtgttatacatggatcctacaccaattgatagagacacaaacagttgtcttaaaaagtgtgtctatgctagtgatgaatgtgctcccgtaagtaaacaaataagtacagttatccccttttctccaaccacctctatattacattaatggaaattataaggaaacatacataaaatgtgatgaaatgtgagtaatcattttgtaatacaatgcacatgaaagctcaagagtagctaaatgcatatacatgatacagaaagtacatatatgtcacatttgtgtttaaaccaatatgttgggtttttagttccaataattataggaagattgaggtagccacatcttatgagagatgtcagcaaatatacataccatgatcagtcatactggagatatacctataatgcaaaggaacaatatataaattgcaaacattgacatgccatcttcagtaccgtaaacaacacagcaaagtgtgtatttggtgttaaatgtacaacaccatgtatatttcatgacattcaaaatgtaaatcagcctggtgtacacatcatatggatgtacatgttacactgcaccaataacattgtatgtaagcatactagaagcatgaatgattatgggcataatatgtgttttgtcttagcataaggaataacacaatgctaaaatattattgctttgttacccaagttgtattcacatacacacaactaaagtacaattgaagagggattatataacctgtgcaacaataacataccggtgccacatccctttgtgcacacagcagagaaaagaaaggtgtgcaacccatattcatctgtgtcctaacagaaggttatataaagaaacattattgttaatataacataattaaactataaaagtagtactaggaacatatgagtttgtacttacaagaaaaaaatgaattgatgagattctgtcgtgtctggccaccactggctgtttgttcattttcagcagctacatgggtgggatgctcgtctaccaaagcctcagctaggtctgactgtacattgtgcctgagtgcaacattgtgcaaaatgcaacaggcaaggataatatcagacactttttgaggcttgtatagaagagccccaccagttctgtccagacacctaaacctggtcttgagtaggccaaatgtcctctctataacagatcttgtagatatatgggctgcattgtacctgtcctctgcttcagtttgagggtttagcaccggagtcaagagccacggcctaattccgtatcctgagtcacctataatgaatggagcacacataagctgacattagtgatcaaattgtacaatgccaacattcctaaatcaacatgtgttttgtgttagaacatgtaaatatgtactcacccagcagccaaccaggttcaaaatgtccctcttcgaacgcatggaagactgaagagttcctcaggatagaggaatcgtgactggaaccagggaacttgggtaccacatgcattatcctcatcgtggcatcacataccacctgtacattgagtgaatggtagtgcttccgattgcggtacacatgctcactctgactaggtgcaatcaaagcaacatgtgtgcaatcgattgcacccagcacacatggtatccctgctatattataaaagccagtcctgacttccagccactctgtcgcctctgtaggaaaatgaatataattcctagcgcgtctattgagtgcatagagaaactgggtcaaggcccgcgagaatgtagattgcgagaccccgcccactatgcccacagttgtctggtatgacgcggaagcaagataatgtaatgagcacagcattttaacaagcccagggactgcacgacctctggctgtgaaaaaatctaaatccccccttatctcctcataaagagctaagattgctgctgaactcaaacgatagcgacttacaatctcctcctcactcatcccatctaacagggttctctccctgtacagacgcggacgaggcacaagttgtctcctctgtcttctcctctgatctcctgtccctctacctgtccctcggcctgtccctctccctgtccctgtcgtatccgcgtcactgtcactgtccctcggtgtgtccctcccttgccctatatgattgtcttcatcatcaagcatgtcatagaaaagaatgttcctccgtctcctaaacattcgcaacattttgaaatgagtagctgtgaatgagcaggtaatgtgcgtcctttaaataggtatgtgatgatgtcagg
Proteins encoded in this window:
- the LOC142466959 gene encoding uncharacterized protein LOC142466959 — protein: MEQVSSPGSASSTLLEEHHGDEDDEYDEDDATEETEIQSCDHEEVPIETVVPPNRPSTSTYDAIVASEGKIVDAENRRHSDMMTVLERMIGLQEETVSQLAHLHRVFIEVPKQLQKINTSFEALVVQQTQANYWRMTNVPQFNTSQPGSVHAGQFSPHSSDIHSPGPNVTGQVADIAVQVPDDILPLPSVQIQQQTPTKEATKTKQDTHETDQPSLVQCLPTCSHVSLGTSPVREQSLPKSPVGESLPKSPVGESLPKSPVGESLPKSPVGESLPKSPVGESLPTSPVGESLATSPVGESLATSPVGEQSLATSPAREVPEATQSGSVVPKVGGKRKRKIQETTSRPVTRSQKEQKK